The region CGCGCTCGCGCTTGGCACCCAGTCCGCGTCGGCCGATCAGTCCGCCGGACGTCAACTCCTGTCCGGCACCAAGCCGCAGTGGGCCACGGCCCAGGCGGACAAGGGCGCGACGGCCGATTCCGCCAAGGTGACCGTCCGGGTGTACCTGGCCGGCAAGGACGCCAAGGGGCTCGCGGCCTACGCGAAGTCCGTGTCGGACCCGAACTCGGCCGACTACGGGCGCTACCTGACGCCCGCCCAGACGCAGGCCGCTTACGGCGCCACCAAGGCGCAGGTGGCCGAGGTCACCGCGTGGCTGAAGTCCTCGGGCCTGAAGGTGACCGGCTCCAACCAGCACTACCTCACCGTCACCGGTGATGTGGCGTCTGCCGAGAAGGCCTTCGGCACCCAGCTGCACAACTACACCAAGTCGGGCCACACCTACCGTGCCCCGACCGGCAACGCCACCGCCCCCGCCTCGCTCAAGGGCGCGGTGCTCACCGTCACGGGCCTGGACACGGCACCCAAGAAGTCCAGCCACGACGATGAACTGCCGCCGCCGGACGCGGTGTTCAAGAACTCCGGGCCGTTCTCGACGTACTACGGCTCGAAGACCGACAAGAAGCTCCCGGACGCGTACGGCGGCAAGGCGCCGTACGCGATCCAGGGCTACACCGGTGACCAGCTGCGTGCCGCCTACGGCGCGGGCAAGTACACCGGCAAGGGCGTACGGGTGGCCATCACCGACGCCTACGCGTCGCCGTACATCGCGGAGGACGCCGCGCGGTACGCCAAGGACACCGGCGGCCAGAAGTACAAGAAGGGCCAGCTCACCCAGGTCCTGCCGACCGACTACAACAGCACCGAGGAATGCGGTGCCGGTGGCTGGTACGGCGAGGAGACGCTGGACGTCGAGGCGGTGCACGCGGTCGCCCCCGACGCGGACATCGTCTACGTCGGCGGAGCCTCCTGCTTCGACAACGACCTGCTCGACGCCCTGAACAAGGTCGTCGACAACCACCTGGCCGACATCGTCTCCAACTCGTGGGGCGACGTCGAGGCCAACGAGACGCCGGACATCGCGGCGGCCTACGACCAGGTCTTCCAGCAGGGCGCTGTCGAGGGCATCGGCTTCTACTTCTCCTCCGGCGACGCGGGCGACAATGTCGCGTCCACCGGTGTGAAGCAGGCCGACACCCCCGGAAACTCCCCCTGGGCCACCTCCGTCGGCGGTACCTCGCTGGCGGTCGGCAAGAACGACAAGTACCAGTGGGAGACCGGCTGGGGCACCAAGCGCGCCCCGCTGTCCGCCGACGGAAAGACCTGGACCGGCTTCCCCGGCCCGTACACCTCCGGCGCGGGCGGCGGCACCAGCAAGCTCTACGACCAGCCGTTCTACCAGCGCGGTGTGGTCCCGGACTCGCTGGCGCTCGCCAACGGCGGCACCGTCAAGCAGCGTGTCGAGCCTGACATCGCGGCGGTCGCCGACCCGAACACCGGCTTCCTGGTCGGCCAGACCCAGTCGTACCCCGACGGGTCGCTGCAGTACAGCACGTACCGCATCGGCGGCACGTCGCTGGCCGCACCGGTCATCGCCGGCGTCCAGGCGCTGGCCCAGCAGGCCAGGCACGGCATCGCGATCGGCTTCGCGAACCCGCTGATCTACGACAAGTACGGGACGTCGGTCTACCACGACGTCACGGACCACCCGCTGGGTCAGGGCCAGGGCCTCGCCGTGGTCCGTGTGGACTTCGCGAACGCGTTCGACGCCTCGGAGGGCACCATCGTGTCCCTGCGGACGCTCGGCGCGGACGCGTCGCTGCACGCCACGGTCGGTTACGACGACGTCACCGGGGTGGGCACGCCCGCCAAGGGCTACGTCACCTCGTCGCTGCCGAAGAAGAAGTAGCTGCTCAGGGCGCGCACCGGTACCACGCGCGCCCATGGGCTCCGGATGAGGCGTACGGCCCCCGCACCGTCTTCGGTGCGGGGGCCGTACCCGCTGCGGTAACCTGACGGCATGCGAGCCACGAGCCTCCTGCTTAGCGAGCCGCGCTGACCACGAACGACGTCGGTGCGGCACCCCTCCTGCGTGAGGGGCTTTTTTGTTTGTACCGCAGGCAGGACCACAGGCAGAGACGGACCGCAGCAGCCGTCATGACATCGATGGAGTACCGAGGACGATGAGCGACACCACCCCGGCCGCCGAGACGGCTGCGCCGCACCGCTACACCGCGCACCTGGCCGCCGACATCGAGCGCCGCTGGCAGGACTTCTGGGAGGCGGACGGTACTTTCGCCGCGGCCAATCCTTTTGGTGATCTGGATTCGGATCCGGAGTTGGCGGCGCGGCCGAAGAGGTTTGTGATGGACATGTTTCCGTATCCGTCGGGTGCGGGGTTGCATGTGGGTCATCCGCTGGGTTATATCGCGACGGATGTGTATGCGCGTCATCAGCGGATGACGGGGCACAATGTGCTGCATACGCTGGGTTTCGATGCGTTCGGTCTGCCGGCGGAGCAGTATGCGGTGCAGACGGGTACGCATCCGCGGTTGTCGACCGAGGCGAATATCGTCACGATGACGGCGCAGTTGCGGCGGTTGGGTCTGGGGCATGACCGGCGTCGTTCGTTCTCGACGATCGATCCTGCGTATTACCGGTGGACGCAGTGGATTTTTCTGCAGATCTACAATTCGTGGTACGACGAGGCTGCTGGTCGGGCGCGTCCGATCGGGGAGCTGGTGGCGCAGTTCGCGGATGGTTCGCGGGTGACGCCGGACGGGCGGGCGTGGTCGGAGCTGGGTGGTGCGGAGCGGGCTGAGGTGCTGGGCGGGTACCGGTTGGCGTATTCGGCGCAGTCGCCGGTGAACTGGTGTCCGGGGCTGGGGACGGTGCTGGCCAATGAGGAGGTCACTGCGGAGGGGCGTTCGGAGCGGGGTAATTTCCCGGTTTTCAAGGCGAATCTGCGGCAGTGGATGATGCGGATCACGGCGTATGCGGACCGGTTGCTGTCGGATCTGGATGTCCTGGACTGGCCCGAGGCGATCAAGTTGCAGCAGCGGAACTGGATCGGCCGCAGTGAGGGTGCCCGCGTTGATTTCCCTGTGCGGGGTGCGGGTCCGGATGGTGCCGGTCCGGGTTCGGGTTCGGGTGGTGCCGGGGAGGCCATTACTGTTTTTACGACGCGTCAGGACACGTTGTTCGGGGCGACGTACTTGGTGCTGGCGCCGGAGCATGAGCTGGTGGATGTGGTGGTGCCGGCGGTGTGGCCGCGGGGTACCAGTGCGGTGTGGACGGGTGGGCATGCCACGCCGGTGGAGGCGGTGGCGGCGTACCGGAAGCAGGCGGCGGCGAAGTCGGATGTGGAGCGGCAGGCCGATGCGCGGGAGAAGACCGGTGTGTTCACCGGTGTGTTCGCGGTGAATCCGGTCAGTGGCGAGGATGTTCCGGTGTTCGTGGCGGACTATGTGCTGATGGGTTACGGCACGGGGGCGATCATGGCCGTGCCCGCGCACGACAGCCGGGATTTTGCTTTCGCGCGTGCTTTCGGGCTGCCGATGCGGTGTGTCGTGGAGCCGACCGACGGCCGCGGCGCCGACCCGGCCGCCTGGGAGGGTGCGTTCTCCTCGTCGGAGTCGACGATCGTGAATTCGGCGGGTGAGGGGATTTCGCTGGACGGGCTGGGGGTGGCCGAGGCGAAGGCCGCGGTCACCGGGTGGCTGGCCGGGCGGGGGGCGGGGCGGGGCACGGTGAACTACCGGCTGCGGGACTGGCTGTTCAGCCGGCAGCGGTACTGGGGTGAGCCGTTCCCGATCGTCTACGACGAGGACGGTGTGCCGCACGCGCTGCCCGACGAGATGCTGCCGGTCGAGCTGCCCGAGGTCGACGACTACAGTCCGCGCACGTTCGATCCGGACGACGCCGACACCAGTCCGGAGACCCCGCTGTCGCGCAACGCGGACTGGGTCACCGTCGATCTGGACCTGGGCGAGGGGGTGCGCACCTACCGGCGTGAGACCAACACGATGCCGAACTGGGCCGGGTCGTGCTGGTACGAGCTGCGCTACCTCGACCCCCACAACACCCGCGAACCGGTCGACCCGGGGATCGAGTCGTACTGGATGGGCCCGCGCGAGGGCCTGCCGGCGGGCGGGGTGGACCTGTACGTCGGGGGCGCCGAGCACGCGGTGCTGCATCTGCTGTACGCCCGGTTCTGGCACAAGGTCCTGCACGACCTGGGCCACGTCTCCTCCGTCGAGCCGTTCCACAAGCTGTTCAACCAGGGCATGATCCAGGCCTACGTCTACCGCGACGCACGCCGTATCGCGGTGCCCGCCGCCGAGGTCGAGGAACGCGACGGCACGTACTGGTACGCCGGCGAGCAGGTCACCCGCCTGCTGGGCAAAATGGGCAAGTCCCTGAAGAACGCCGTCACCCCCGACGAGATCTGCGCCGAATACGGCGCCGACACCCTGCGCCTGTACGAGATGGCCATGGGCCCCCTGGACGTCTCCCGCCCCTGGGACACCCGCGCCGTCATCGGCCAGTACCGCCTCCTGCAACGCATCTGGCGCAACATCGTCGACGAGGCCACCGGCCAGACCACCGTCACCGACACCGAACCCGACCAGACCACCCTGCGCGCCCTGCACAAAGCCATCCACGGCGTCACCGCAGACATGGCCGAACTGCGCTTCAACACCGCCATCGCCAAGATCACCGAACTCAACAACCACCTGACCAAATCCACCGGCCCCGTGCCACGCACCATCGCCGAACAACTCGTCCTGCTCATCGCACCACTGGCACCGCACATCGCCGAGGAATTGTGGTCGAAGCTGGGCCACGACACCTCGCTGGCCCACGCCGACTTCCCCGTCGCCGACCCGGCACTGGCCCAGGACCCCGCGGTGACCTGCGTCGTCCAGATCAAGGGCAAGGTCAAAGCCCGGCTGGAAGTCTCGCCAGCCATCCCGGACGCCGAGCTGGAGGCCCTGGCACTGGCCGACCCCGCCGTGGTCGCGGCCCTGGCGGGTGCGCCGGTCCGCAAGGTGATCGTGCGGGCGCCGAAACTGGTCAACATCGTGGTCTGAGCGCGTCCGCGCCCGTGCCCTAGGGGCAGGCTTGGGGGATTCACCTGATTCCGCCGGCCTGCCCCTTGCCGTTACGGTGGAAGGAGCACGGCACCGCATTCGGGTCGAATGTCTGGTCGCACTCAGGATTCTCGGGACTCTCAGGAGGAGCCGCCTGTGGAAACCGCCGGCATCGTCGTCCTGCTCTTCGTGCTGATTTTCGTGGCGCTGGCCACGGTCGCGTCGGTACGTACCGTGCGCGCGGTCAAGCGCTCAGTAACCCGTGGCACGGCCCAGGCCCGCAGGGCCGTCGAGGACGTCCAGCTCAAGGCCCGCCGCTATACGACGCCGGGCCTCGGGGGAGAGGTCGCCCAGTTGCGGATCGACCTGCGCACGGCCATCGACAGCACCTTCGCCGCCCTGGACGCGCACCACCCCGAGGACACCGCCCTCGCCGAGGCCGCCTCCCTGATGGCCCGCCTCAACGAGCACGCCCGCGCCCTGGACGGTGAGCTGAAACTCCTCGAACGCGAGCCCGACAAGTCCCGCGTCGCGGCCCGCCTCCCCGAACTCTCCACCCGCGTCCACCACGTGACCCACTCCGCGGACTCCCTGCGCTGGGCGGCCCAGGACCGCGCCCACCACGCCACCACGGACGATCTGGCCGGCCTGACCGACCAGATCGCAATCGAGTCCGCCGCCCTCCGCCACTGGACCCCCACCCAACCCCCCAAACTCCCGGCCCCCGGCGAATAGCACCCCCCGAGCACACCGAGCCTGTCCGGCGTGTGAGGACTGGCCGTGCGGAGCACGCGCGGGGTGGTGGACGCCGAGGTCCAGCAAATTCAGCCTGTCCGGCGTTTGAGGACGCGCGGGGTGGTGGACGCCGAGGTCCAGCAAGCTCAGCCCGTCCGGCGTTTGAGGACGCGCGGGGTGGTGGACGCCGAGGTCCAGCAAATTCAGCCTGTCCGGCGTTTGAGGACTAGCCCCGCCGGCAATGAGGCGCACCGCCCGGCCCAAACTGTCGCCCCGACCTGGCCCCGGGTAATGTCCCGGGCATGCCCCCGCACGTTGCCATCGTCACGGACTCCACGGCCTACCTCGGCAGCGACGCCCTGATCCGCCACCACATCACCATCGTGCCCCTCACCGTGGTGATCGGCGACGAGGCCCTGGTAGAGGGCACTGAAATCTCCGCCCCCACCGTCGCCCGCGCCCTCCAGCGCCGCCACCCGGTCACCACCTCCCGCCCCGCCCCGCCCGAATTCGCCGCCGCCTACGAAGCCGCCGCCGCGTCCGGCGCGTCGGCGATCGTCTCGCTCCACCTGTCCGCCGACTTCTCCGGCACTTACGACGCGGCGACGGTCGCCGCGAAGGACGCCCCGGTCCCGGTGCGCGTCGTGGACACCGGCATGGTCGCGATGGCCCTGGGCTTCACCGTCCTGGCAGCCGCGGAAACCGCGGAAGCGGGCGGCACCGCCGACGAGGTGGTCGCCGCCGCCGAGAAACGCGCGGCGGACACCTCCGCGTACTTCTACGTCGACACGCTCGACTACCTGCGCAGGGGCGGCCGGATCGGCGCCGCCCAGGCCCTGTTCGGGTCGGCCCTCGCGGTGAAACCGCTGCTGCGGCTCGTCGACGGGCGGATCGAACTGCTGGAGAAGGTCCGCACCGCCTCGAAGGCGATCACCCGCCTTGAGGAGATCGTGGTCGAGCAGGCGGGCACCCGCAGAGTGGCCCTCGCGGTCCACCACCTCGCCTCGGCGGAACGCGCCGCGGCCCTCGCCGACCGGCTGCGCGAACGCGTACCCGGCCTCGATGACCTGGTCGTGAGCGAGGTGGGCGCGGTGATCGGCGCGCACGCAGGACCCGGGCTGCTGGGTGTGGTGATCTCGCCGCACTGACCGACTTCGTCCTCAGGCCGGGAGTTATCCACAGGCTGCGGACCAAGATCATCGCGGGGTGGGCGGGCCGGTCCACGATGATCGGTATGAACGCGAATGCAACGAAGCCCCTGGGCCGGCCCGCGGCCCCGCTCACCGTCATCCGTCCGCGCCGCAGGGCCGCCGCGGCGCAGGCCAGGTCCGCGCTCACCCGTGAGCGCGCCTCCGCGATCTTCGGCAGCCCGTCCCCGCTGCCGCCTCCGGCGCCACCGCCACCTGAACCCCCGCCTCCACCTCCACCGGCACCCCCGCCTCCACCTCCGCCACCGCCGTCGAGCGGCCGGCTCGGCGAACTGCGGACCTGGCTGCTGCTGCGCTGCGGCCTGGACTTCCGCACGGTGCTGGCGCTGGCGGTCGTCCTGCTGGTGGCCGCGGGACTGGCAGTCCAGCATTACGTGTCGGGCCGCCCGCACGCGGTCCGTGTCCCCCCTGCGGTGCCGGTCACCGCCCCGCGCCCCACCCCTGCTGCCAGGCCGGCTCTGACGATCGACATCGCCGGCAAGGTCGCGCGCCCGGGTCTGCGGCAACTCCCCGCCGGCTCCCGTGTCGCCGACGCCCTGACCGCGGCCGGCGGCCCCCTCCCGGGCACGGACACCACGGCCCTCAACCTCGCCCGTCCCCTCACGGACGGCGAACAGCTCCTGGTCGGCCTGACCCCACCCCCCGCCGCCACGTCATCCACCACCGACCAGCCCCCGGGCGCCCCCCTCAGCCTCAACTCGGCCACGGCTCCCCAACTCGACGCCCTCCCCGGCGTCGGCCCGGTCCTGGCCCAACACATCCTCGACTTCCGCACCCAGCACGGCGCCTTCACCAGCCTCCAGCAACTCCGCCAAGTCCCCGGCATCGGCGACCACAAATTCACCACCCTCAAACCCCTGGTCCACCCATGACCCCCACCGACCTGCCCCCGGCCACGTCCACGAATGTCCCCGCCCCCAACTCCAGTGCGCAGGAAGTATCCCGACGGCGGATGCGCCCCGGCACGGGTACGGGGACCGGCGCGCCCAGCGCCGACGCACGGGAAGGGCCCCCACCGGGGGAGGCGCCCGGCAGGGTCGCGGGGAACTGCGCGAGCAACCCAAGTGCACCGCGAGTGTCCCCACGGCGGGTGCGGCCCCACATGGGTGCGGGGACCGGCGCGCCTAGCCCCGACGTGCCGGAACTTTCCCCACTGGGGGAGGTGCCCGGCACGGGTGCGGGGACCGGCGCGCCCAGCGCCGACGCACGGGAAGTGCTCCCACCGGGGGAGGCGCCCGGCAGGACCGCGGGGAACTGCGCGAGCAACCCAAGTGCACCGCGAGTGTCCCTACGGCGGGTGCGGCCCGACAGGGGCGCGAGGAACGGCGCGCCCAGCGCCAACGCGCCGCAACCGTTCCTACGCCAGGTGCCACCCGGCAGAAGTGCGGGGAACGGCGCACCCAGCGTCAACGCATCGTCACCTGAGAACCCGACCGAGGCCGCCCCGCAGGCCCCGCCCACCCCCGCCCGCGCCAGCGTCCACGCAGAGGCCGCGTCCCCGCTGGGCGCATCGGACCCCCACCAGGACGGCCCGCCGGACCTCCGGCTCGTTCCGCCCGCCCTGGCGGCCTGGGCAGCCGCCGCCCTGACGCCAACGGTCGGCGTCACGGCCATGCTCGCGACCGTGGCGGTCCTGGCGACCCTCGCCGTGACCCTGGCAGCAGCAGCGGTAGCCCGCAGGGCAAGAGCAAGGCCGAGCCCGGCCCTTCCGGCGAGCACCCAGCCTGCCCCGGCAGGCAGCAGTCCGCCCCACCTGGCGCGCAGCCAGGCCGCCCCGACAGCCAAACCGCCCCGCCCCACGGGCGGACGGGCCCGGGCCAAGCCCTGGACCCGCCTCCCGGGCAAAAGGGCAAGGGCCAAGCCCCCTACCCTCACCACCACCGCAGCGGCCACGCTCCTGGCCGTCGCCACGGCAACCGCCGTCGCGACGCTGGCGGACGCCGACCGCCACCGCGGCCCCATCCCGCACCTGGCGAAGGCAATGGCGACGGCCACGGCCACGGCCACAAACAGGGCACCGACAGCGGTCGCGACGGAACTGCGGGTCAC is a window of Streptomyces sp. NBC_01477 DNA encoding:
- a CDS encoding S53 family peptidase, with product MRFERKRTRVGLVAAAALPLVASALALGTQSASADQSAGRQLLSGTKPQWATAQADKGATADSAKVTVRVYLAGKDAKGLAAYAKSVSDPNSADYGRYLTPAQTQAAYGATKAQVAEVTAWLKSSGLKVTGSNQHYLTVTGDVASAEKAFGTQLHNYTKSGHTYRAPTGNATAPASLKGAVLTVTGLDTAPKKSSHDDELPPPDAVFKNSGPFSTYYGSKTDKKLPDAYGGKAPYAIQGYTGDQLRAAYGAGKYTGKGVRVAITDAYASPYIAEDAARYAKDTGGQKYKKGQLTQVLPTDYNSTEECGAGGWYGEETLDVEAVHAVAPDADIVYVGGASCFDNDLLDALNKVVDNHLADIVSNSWGDVEANETPDIAAAYDQVFQQGAVEGIGFYFSSGDAGDNVASTGVKQADTPGNSPWATSVGGTSLAVGKNDKYQWETGWGTKRAPLSADGKTWTGFPGPYTSGAGGGTSKLYDQPFYQRGVVPDSLALANGGTVKQRVEPDIAAVADPNTGFLVGQTQSYPDGSLQYSTYRIGGTSLAAPVIAGVQALAQQARHGIAIGFANPLIYDKYGTSVYHDVTDHPLGQGQGLAVVRVDFANAFDASEGTIVSLRTLGADASLHATVGYDDVTGVGTPAKGYVTSSLPKKK
- the leuS gene encoding leucine--tRNA ligase, coding for MSDTTPAAETAAPHRYTAHLAADIERRWQDFWEADGTFAAANPFGDLDSDPELAARPKRFVMDMFPYPSGAGLHVGHPLGYIATDVYARHQRMTGHNVLHTLGFDAFGLPAEQYAVQTGTHPRLSTEANIVTMTAQLRRLGLGHDRRRSFSTIDPAYYRWTQWIFLQIYNSWYDEAAGRARPIGELVAQFADGSRVTPDGRAWSELGGAERAEVLGGYRLAYSAQSPVNWCPGLGTVLANEEVTAEGRSERGNFPVFKANLRQWMMRITAYADRLLSDLDVLDWPEAIKLQQRNWIGRSEGARVDFPVRGAGPDGAGPGSGSGGAGEAITVFTTRQDTLFGATYLVLAPEHELVDVVVPAVWPRGTSAVWTGGHATPVEAVAAYRKQAAAKSDVERQADAREKTGVFTGVFAVNPVSGEDVPVFVADYVLMGYGTGAIMAVPAHDSRDFAFARAFGLPMRCVVEPTDGRGADPAAWEGAFSSSESTIVNSAGEGISLDGLGVAEAKAAVTGWLAGRGAGRGTVNYRLRDWLFSRQRYWGEPFPIVYDEDGVPHALPDEMLPVELPEVDDYSPRTFDPDDADTSPETPLSRNADWVTVDLDLGEGVRTYRRETNTMPNWAGSCWYELRYLDPHNTREPVDPGIESYWMGPREGLPAGGVDLYVGGAEHAVLHLLYARFWHKVLHDLGHVSSVEPFHKLFNQGMIQAYVYRDARRIAVPAAEVEERDGTYWYAGEQVTRLLGKMGKSLKNAVTPDEICAEYGADTLRLYEMAMGPLDVSRPWDTRAVIGQYRLLQRIWRNIVDEATGQTTVTDTEPDQTTLRALHKAIHGVTADMAELRFNTAIAKITELNNHLTKSTGPVPRTIAEQLVLLIAPLAPHIAEELWSKLGHDTSLAHADFPVADPALAQDPAVTCVVQIKGKVKARLEVSPAIPDAELEALALADPAVVAALAGAPVRKVIVRAPKLVNIVV
- a CDS encoding DegV family protein, with the protein product MPPHVAIVTDSTAYLGSDALIRHHITIVPLTVVIGDEALVEGTEISAPTVARALQRRHPVTTSRPAPPEFAAAYEAAAASGASAIVSLHLSADFSGTYDAATVAAKDAPVPVRVVDTGMVAMALGFTVLAAAETAEAGGTADEVVAAAEKRAADTSAYFYVDTLDYLRRGGRIGAAQALFGSALAVKPLLRLVDGRIELLEKVRTASKAITRLEEIVVEQAGTRRVALAVHHLASAERAAALADRLRERVPGLDDLVVSEVGAVIGAHAGPGLLGVVISPH
- a CDS encoding ComEA family DNA-binding protein, whose amino-acid sequence is MNANATKPLGRPAAPLTVIRPRRRAAAAQARSALTRERASAIFGSPSPLPPPAPPPPEPPPPPPPAPPPPPPPPPSSGRLGELRTWLLLRCGLDFRTVLALAVVLLVAAGLAVQHYVSGRPHAVRVPPAVPVTAPRPTPAARPALTIDIAGKVARPGLRQLPAGSRVADALTAAGGPLPGTDTTALNLARPLTDGEQLLVGLTPPPAATSSTTDQPPGAPLSLNSATAPQLDALPGVGPVLAQHILDFRTQHGAFTSLQQLRQVPGIGDHKFTTLKPLVHP